In the genome of Kallotenue papyrolyticum, the window CTGTGGCGCGCCCAATGCCGTTGGCGCCTCCAGTGATGATCGCGACTCGTCCGTTCATGCTGCTCCCCACTGCACCACAGTCGCGGCCCAGGCATAGCCGATGCCGGCGGCGACCATCACCATCAGATCACCGTCGCGCAGTCGGCCCGTCTCCAGGCCGCGCTTGAGACTGAAGGCCTGATCCTGCTGGCCGATATGGCCATACTCCGAGAGGTAGTAGCTCTGGTCCTCGCGCAAGCCCAGCTCGCGCAGCACAAAATCGTGTGCCGAGCGCTTCATATGCAGAATGTTCAGAAAATCGATATCCGCGCGCACATGGCCGCTCTGCGCCAAGGCTGCATCGATCACTGCCAGGAAGTTGTGCATCGAGCGCGCATCAAGGCGCTGCTTCATACCCTCCGGGTCGGGAACATCCAGGCGGAACTGCGCCAGATTGTCGGGCGTGAGCGGCGCGCAGGTGCCACCGACCGGGACGATCACGTCGGTGGAGAACGAGCCGTCCACCATCACCGCCGTACCCAGCAGGCGGTTGCGCGGGTAGCCGCGCCGCAACACAAACGCGCCACCCCCCGCGCTCAGATTGATCAGAAAGCGGCTGCGCGGGTTGCGATAGTCCACCAGATCGCCATTGCGGTAGCCGCCGGCGATCAACACCGTACGCACCTCCGGCTCAGCCAGCATCAGCGCGCGCGCCAGCTTGAAGGCCGCCAGAGTCGTCGAGCAGCGCATCTGCACATCGATCGCCCAAGCGCGCGTCGCCCCCAGATCGTAGGCTAGTTTAATCCCCGCCGTCCAGAGCGGGTATTCCTTCCACTCCTCGGTGGTGCACAGGATTACGTCGATCTCGCGTGGATCGAGGTCGGCCTGCGCCAACGCATCCTGAGCGGCCCACAGCGCCATAGCGTTAGTGTGATCCTCAGGGCCGGGCACCGGCTTGCGCTCCAGGCCAAACTTGGTGCGGATCACCTCCTCCGGAATGCCGCTCCGTGCGGCGATCTCGGCAGCCGACAGCGTGGTGGCCGGCGCGTAGGTCCCTACGGCAACGATGCCGATCGGTGGTTCGTGCATAGGCATGGTCTCGCTGCTTGAATTCTGCGTTCGCGCCGGTAGTATGCCGCCTGCCGGATACAGATCGGTTACAAGCGCCCAACGCTGTGCGCCATGCCTGGCACCTGGGTTGCTACCTGGCGCACCCACCAGACTCCCGATTCCTGCCCTGAAAGGAC includes:
- a CDS encoding 3-oxoacyl-ACP synthase codes for the protein MHEPPIGIVAVGTYAPATTLSAAEIAARSGIPEEVIRTKFGLERKPVPGPEDHTNAMALWAAQDALAQADLDPREIDVILCTTEEWKEYPLWTAGIKLAYDLGATRAWAIDVQMRCSTTLAAFKLARALMLAEPEVRTVLIAGGYRNGDLVDYRNPRSRFLINLSAGGGAFVLRRGYPRNRLLGTAVMVDGSFSTDVIVPVGGTCAPLTPDNLAQFRLDVPDPEGMKQRLDARSMHNFLAVIDAALAQSGHVRADIDFLNILHMKRSAHDFVLRELGLREDQSYYLSEYGHIGQQDQAFSLKRGLETGRLRDGDLMVMVAAGIGYAWAATVVQWGAA